A genome region from Geodermatophilus bullaregiensis includes the following:
- the xylA gene encoding xylose isomerase, producing the protein MSTPQPTREDKFTFGLWTVGWPGRDPFGEASRSAVDVVESVHRLAEMGAYGVTFHDDDVIPFGSDTPARDEHIKRFRTALDETGLVVPMVTTNLFTHPVFKEGGLTANDREVRRYAMRKVMRNMDLAAELGAQTYVLWGGREGTEVDTAKDLIAALDRYAEAIDTLAAYSEARGYGLRFALEPKPNEPRGDIFLPTVGHAIAFISKLEHAHLVGINPEVGHEQMSNLNFTHGIAEAIWLGKLFHIDLNGQHGPKFDQDLVFGHGDLLQAFSTVDLLENGGPQGGPAYDGPRHFDYKPLRTEDMDGVWRSAAANMRTYLLLKERAAAFRADPEVQEALAAARVPELRQPTLAEGETFEDLLADRSAFEDFDAETVARRGAGVVRVDQLVLEHLLGAR; encoded by the coding sequence GTGTCGACACCTCAGCCCACCCGCGAGGACAAGTTCACCTTTGGTCTCTGGACGGTCGGCTGGCCGGGCCGCGACCCGTTCGGCGAGGCGAGCCGCTCGGCCGTCGACGTCGTCGAGTCGGTGCACCGGCTGGCCGAGATGGGCGCCTACGGCGTCACCTTCCACGACGACGACGTGATCCCCTTCGGCAGCGACACCCCCGCGCGGGACGAGCACATCAAGCGCTTCCGCACCGCGCTGGACGAGACCGGCCTGGTCGTGCCGATGGTGACCACCAACCTGTTCACCCACCCGGTGTTCAAGGAGGGCGGGCTCACCGCCAACGACCGCGAGGTCCGCCGGTACGCGATGCGCAAGGTCATGCGCAACATGGACCTCGCCGCGGAGCTCGGCGCGCAGACCTACGTGCTGTGGGGCGGCCGCGAGGGCACCGAGGTCGACACCGCCAAGGACCTCATCGCCGCCCTGGACCGCTACGCCGAGGCGATCGACACCCTGGCCGCCTACTCCGAGGCCCGCGGCTACGGCCTGCGCTTCGCGCTCGAGCCCAAGCCCAACGAGCCCCGCGGCGACATCTTCCTGCCCACCGTCGGGCACGCCATCGCCTTCATCTCCAAGCTCGAGCACGCGCACCTCGTCGGTATCAACCCCGAGGTCGGCCACGAGCAGATGTCGAACCTCAACTTCACCCACGGCATCGCCGAGGCGATCTGGCTGGGCAAGCTGTTCCACATCGACCTCAACGGCCAGCACGGGCCCAAGTTCGACCAGGACCTGGTGTTCGGCCACGGCGACCTGCTGCAGGCCTTCAGCACCGTCGACCTGCTGGAGAACGGCGGCCCGCAGGGCGGCCCGGCCTACGACGGCCCCCGCCACTTCGACTACAAGCCGCTGCGCACCGAGGACATGGACGGCGTGTGGCGCTCAGCGGCGGCGAACATGCGCACCTACCTGCTGCTCAAGGAGCGGGCCGCGGCCTTCCGCGCCGACCCCGAGGTGCAGGAGGCGCTGGCCGCCGCGCGGGTGCCCGAGCTCCGCCAGCCGACCCTGGCCGAGGGCGAGACCTTCGAGGACCTGCTGGCCGACCGCTCGGCGTTCGAGGACTTCGACGCCGAGACCGTCGCCCGGCGCGGCGCCGGCGTCGTGCGCGTCGACCAGCTGGTGCTCGAGCACCTGCTCGGCGCGCGCTGA
- the arfA gene encoding arabinosylfuranosidase ArfA has product MLHASLTVDPARPVGPVSRRLFGAFVEHMGRGVYGGIYEPGHPAADEDGFRRDVIDLVRELGVTTVRYPGGNFVSGFRWEDGVGPREDRPVRLDLAWHSTETNEVGLHEFASWLEKVGAELMLAVNLGTRGTPEALDLLEYANVPSGTTLADQRIRNGRPQPFDVRMWCLGNEMDGPWQLGQLSAEDYGKLAARTAKAMRRLDPDLELVACGSSGAAMPTFGEWERAVLTHAYDDVDFISCHAYYEEKDGDLGSFLASATDMDRSIETVVATADHVKAVRRSPKTIDVSFDEWNVWYVSRVPAGLAKRIDDWPLAPPISEEPYTVADGVVVGNLLMSLIRHADRVTSASMAQLVNVIAPIAAEPQGPAWRRSTFFPFATTARLARGVALHVGVDCPGYDTAEHGEVPVVDAAATVDAGAAALFLVNRSQTEEAEVTVDVAALGMSTIEEALTLSDPDPHAANTTDRPDRVRLRPTTRAALIGGRLRVGLPPVSWTAVSLH; this is encoded by the coding sequence ATGCTGCACGCTTCCCTCACCGTCGACCCGGCACGACCGGTGGGTCCGGTGTCCCGCCGGCTCTTCGGCGCCTTCGTCGAGCACATGGGACGCGGCGTGTACGGCGGCATCTACGAGCCGGGGCATCCCGCGGCGGACGAGGACGGCTTCCGCCGGGACGTCATCGACCTCGTCAGGGAGCTGGGGGTGACGACGGTCCGGTACCCCGGCGGGAACTTCGTCTCCGGCTTCCGGTGGGAGGACGGCGTCGGGCCGCGCGAGGACCGCCCCGTCCGGCTCGACCTCGCCTGGCACAGCACGGAGACCAACGAGGTCGGGCTGCACGAGTTCGCCTCGTGGCTGGAGAAGGTCGGCGCCGAGCTCATGCTGGCGGTGAACCTCGGCACCCGCGGCACGCCGGAAGCGCTCGACCTGCTCGAGTACGCGAACGTGCCCTCCGGCACGACGCTCGCGGACCAGCGGATCCGCAACGGACGGCCGCAGCCGTTCGACGTGCGGATGTGGTGCCTCGGCAACGAGATGGACGGCCCGTGGCAGCTCGGGCAGCTGTCCGCCGAGGACTACGGGAAGCTCGCCGCCCGGACCGCGAAGGCCATGCGCCGGCTCGATCCGGACCTCGAGCTCGTCGCCTGCGGCTCGTCGGGCGCGGCCATGCCGACCTTCGGTGAGTGGGAGCGGGCCGTCCTCACCCACGCCTACGACGACGTCGACTTCATCTCCTGCCACGCCTACTACGAGGAGAAGGACGGCGACCTCGGCTCCTTCCTCGCCTCCGCGACGGACATGGACCGCTCCATCGAGACGGTCGTCGCCACCGCCGACCACGTGAAGGCCGTGCGCAGGAGCCCGAAGACGATCGACGTCTCCTTCGACGAGTGGAACGTCTGGTACGTGTCCCGGGTACCGGCGGGCCTCGCGAAGCGCATCGACGACTGGCCCCTCGCGCCACCCATCAGCGAGGAGCCCTACACCGTGGCGGACGGCGTCGTCGTGGGGAACCTCCTGATGTCGCTGATCCGCCACGCGGACCGGGTGACGAGCGCCTCGATGGCCCAGCTCGTCAACGTGATCGCCCCGATCGCGGCCGAGCCGCAGGGACCGGCGTGGCGCAGGTCGACGTTCTTCCCGTTCGCGACCACCGCCCGCCTGGCGCGCGGCGTCGCCCTCCACGTGGGCGTCGACTGCCCCGGCTACGACACCGCCGAGCACGGCGAGGTGCCCGTCGTCGACGCCGCGGCCACGGTCGACGCCGGCGCGGCCGCGCTGTTCCTCGTGAACCGCTCGCAGACGGAGGAGGCGGAGGTCACCGTCGACGTCGCAGCGCTCGGGATGAGCACCATCGAGGAGGCACTGACACTCTCCGACCCGGACCCGCACGCGGCGAACACGACCGACCGGCCGGACCGGGTCCGGCTGCGGCCGACCACCCGAGCGGCTTTGATCGGGGGCAGGCTCCGGGTCGGCCTGCCCCCGGTCTCCTGGACGGCCGTCTCCCTCCACTGA
- a CDS encoding acetylxylan esterase yields the protein MPQTDLPLEELRRYRPELPAPDDLWDFWAATLAEAAERPLDVSCAPVDTGLVTVETQDVSFAGFGGSPVRAWLHLPARALRGEGPLPGVVQYQGYNGGRGLPHEHVLWASAGFAHLVVDTRGQGSGWTVGDTGDPVGSAAAQPGFLTRGVLSPQEYYYRRVYTDATRALEVLRGHPEVDGDRVAVTGVSQGGGIALAVSALAPGVRAVLPDVPFLCDFPRATRIAGGDPYAEVVRYLKAHRDRVDRVFRTLAYFDGAVLGRRSSAPALFSVALMDETCPPSTVFAAYHAYGGPKEIEVYPFNDHEGGEAHQQRAQLAWLRSRLGAPPALPTASAERSGPPVQEV from the coding sequence ATGCCGCAGACCGACCTCCCGCTGGAGGAGCTCCGGCGCTACCGCCCGGAGCTCCCGGCCCCGGACGACCTCTGGGACTTCTGGGCGGCGACCCTGGCCGAGGCGGCCGAGCGGCCGCTGGACGTGTCGTGCGCACCGGTCGACACCGGCCTGGTGACCGTCGAGACCCAGGACGTGTCCTTCGCCGGCTTCGGCGGCTCCCCGGTGCGGGCCTGGCTGCACCTGCCTGCCCGCGCACTGCGGGGCGAGGGCCCGCTGCCCGGGGTCGTCCAGTACCAGGGCTACAACGGCGGACGGGGCCTGCCCCACGAGCACGTCCTCTGGGCGTCGGCGGGCTTCGCGCACCTCGTCGTCGACACCCGCGGGCAGGGCAGCGGCTGGACCGTGGGGGACACCGGCGACCCGGTGGGCTCCGCAGCCGCCCAGCCGGGGTTCCTGACCCGCGGCGTGCTGTCCCCGCAGGAGTACTACTACCGGCGGGTCTACACCGACGCCACGAGAGCCCTCGAGGTGCTGCGCGGCCACCCGGAGGTCGACGGCGACCGGGTCGCGGTGACCGGCGTCAGCCAGGGCGGCGGCATCGCGCTGGCCGTCTCGGCGCTCGCCCCCGGGGTGCGGGCGGTCCTGCCCGACGTGCCGTTCCTGTGCGACTTCCCCCGGGCCACGCGCATCGCCGGCGGCGACCCGTACGCCGAGGTCGTGCGGTACCTCAAGGCGCACCGCGACCGCGTGGACCGCGTCTTCCGGACGCTCGCCTACTTCGACGGCGCGGTCCTCGGCCGCCGGTCGTCCGCGCCGGCGCTGTTCTCCGTCGCCCTCATGGACGAGACCTGCCCGCCGTCGACCGTCTTCGCGGCGTACCACGCGTACGGCGGACCCAAGGAGATCGAGGTCTACCCGTTCAACGACCACGAGGGCGGGGAGGCGCACCAGCAGCGCGCGCAGCTGGCCTGGCTCCGCAGCCGGCTCGGGGCGCCTCCTGCCCTCCCGACCGCGTCCGCCGAGCGGTCCGGACCGCCGGTGCAGGAGGTCTGA